The following proteins come from a genomic window of Azoarcus sp. PA01:
- a CDS encoding helix-turn-helix domain-containing protein, whose translation MSDLAKLKARLLTNPEVRAEYEAQAPEFDIARELINARARAGLSQAELAERMHTTQSTIARLESGRALPSMRTLARFAEATGSRAVVRLEHVA comes from the coding sequence ATGAGTGACCTTGCCAAGCTGAAAGCCCGCCTCCTGACGAACCCGGAGGTCCGCGCCGAGTACGAAGCGCAAGCACCCGAGTTCGACATCGCCCGCGAACTCATCAATGCCCGCGCCCGCGCCGGCTTGTCTCAGGCCGAACTCGCCGAACGGATGCACACGACGCAATCGACCATCGCCCGACTGGAAAGCGGCCGCGCGCTGCCATCCATGCGTACTCTGGCTCGCTTCGCGGAGGCGACGGGAAGTCGTGCAGTGGTGCGACTGGAACACGTCGCCTGA
- a CDS encoding type I secretion C-terminal target domain-containing protein, whose translation MYGSATLDGGTGNDTLTLDSGTVATGGADNDHFIAPYFYAYEGWQEASVTDFKSGEDKIDVSSLLSSYTLAAYQGGNPFEQQFLRLTQDSNDTLLQIDIDGTASEQGFVTVIRLTGVTAIDLTADDFLPIGAGPSFA comes from the coding sequence TTGTATGGCAGCGCAACCCTGGATGGCGGCACGGGCAACGACACGCTAACGCTCGATTCTGGCACGGTGGCAACTGGGGGTGCTGACAATGATCACTTTATCGCCCCGTATTTCTACGCGTATGAAGGCTGGCAAGAAGCCTCGGTTACCGACTTCAAATCCGGAGAAGACAAGATTGATGTCTCATCACTGCTGAGCAGCTACACCTTGGCAGCCTATCAAGGCGGCAATCCGTTCGAACAGCAGTTCCTGCGTCTGACCCAAGATAGCAACGACACCCTGCTCCAGATCGATATTGACGGCACAGCGTCGGAGCAGGGTTTCGTGACTGTCATCCGCCTGACCGGAGTTACGGCAATTGACCTGACAGCCGATGATTTCCTCCCGATTGGAGCCGGACCCTCATTCGCTTAA
- a CDS encoding RtcB family protein: MPIKQVLTGQRVPVKIWTDDVDEKSKAQLANLAQMPFIHHHVAAMPDVHVGIGATIGSVIATDKAIIPAAVGVDIGCGMVAARLSLTANDIDEKSLKAVFGQISRDVPVGRAQHRDETVLAGAVRPFEAGLEALTARHPQLLKAFGKVSKWTHQMGTLGGGNHFIEVCLDEADRVWVMLHSGSRGVGNAMADYFIQLARKDMERWMIQLPDRDLAYFPEGSAHFDDYVEALQWAQDYARQNRQCMLDLVLSALARHLPPFAVTSEVVNCHHNYVAQEHHFGAKVWVTRKGAILAREGDLGIVPGSMGARSYIVRGKGNGESFCSSAHGAGRRMSRTTAQKQFTEVDLVRQTAGVVCRKDKGVIDEIPAAYKDIDAVMADQNDLADVLHTLKQVVCVKG; the protein is encoded by the coding sequence ATGCCGATCAAACAGGTGCTGACCGGCCAGCGTGTTCCGGTGAAGATCTGGACCGACGACGTCGATGAGAAGTCGAAGGCCCAGCTCGCGAACCTCGCGCAGATGCCCTTCATTCATCATCATGTCGCCGCGATGCCCGACGTCCACGTCGGAATCGGTGCGACCATCGGTTCGGTCATCGCCACCGACAAGGCGATCATCCCTGCTGCGGTCGGAGTCGACATCGGCTGCGGCATGGTTGCCGCAAGGCTGTCGCTGACGGCCAACGACATCGACGAAAAGTCGCTCAAGGCCGTTTTCGGGCAGATCAGCCGTGACGTTCCGGTCGGACGCGCGCAGCACCGTGACGAAACGGTGCTGGCGGGGGCGGTGCGGCCTTTCGAGGCCGGGCTCGAGGCGCTCACCGCACGCCATCCGCAGCTTCTCAAGGCATTCGGCAAAGTGTCGAAATGGACACACCAGATGGGGACGCTGGGCGGCGGCAATCACTTCATAGAAGTATGTCTCGACGAGGCGGACCGCGTGTGGGTCATGCTCCATTCGGGCAGTCGGGGTGTCGGCAATGCGATGGCCGACTACTTCATCCAGCTCGCGCGCAAGGACATGGAACGCTGGATGATCCAGCTCCCCGATCGCGATCTGGCGTACTTCCCGGAAGGCAGCGCGCATTTCGACGATTACGTCGAGGCACTGCAGTGGGCGCAGGACTACGCGCGACAGAACCGGCAGTGCATGCTGGATTTGGTGCTCTCCGCGCTGGCCCGGCATCTGCCGCCGTTCGCGGTGACCAGCGAGGTCGTCAATTGCCACCACAACTACGTCGCGCAGGAGCATCACTTCGGTGCGAAAGTGTGGGTGACGCGCAAGGGCGCGATTCTCGCGCGCGAGGGCGACCTGGGCATCGTTCCGGGGAGCATGGGTGCGCGCAGCTACATCGTGCGCGGCAAGGGCAACGGGGAGAGCTTCTGTTCGAGCGCCCACGGCGCCGGGCGCCGGATGAGCCGAACCACGGCACAGAAGCAATTCACCGAGGTGGACCTCGTGCGGCAGACGGCAGGTGTCGTGTGCCGCAAGGACAAAGGCGTCATCGACGAGATACCCGCTGCCTACAAGGACATCGACGCGGTAATGGCCGACCAGAACGACCTCGCGGACGTGTTGCACACCTTGAAGCAGGTGGTATGCGTCAAAGGCTAG
- a CDS encoding calcium-binding protein encodes MNALFNEDWYLARYPDVAQAVRAGLIDARTHFELYGQIEGRSPSPLFDPEVYLTENPDVAQAVAQGVSTAFEHFSLFGVSEGRTASTIFNPAFYLQQNPDVAEAVSQGTISAIEHFLLFGSREPRVVSPVIDLQKYMAANRDVDEAVKNGQISAFDHLLSYGISERRSLGNGISLQDFAEDSTFTQLLASGQIDKAIARVESVAPFMPQFERPENWAPPANTPIPIDFTPLPGQFLVIPPEVVVPPTLILPDSVFASAVEAPTPAPPTPASPDPLPPGADTKEQVITGTEGDDTLFGSLGDDTVYGLEGNDSLHGAHGHDLIEGGEGNNSLSGNQGNDILRGGSSVDYLSGDEGDDELHGGGDNDYLNGGGGNDTLNGGGGNDSLNGGGGVDKLYGGDGDDELQDDYFSFNELNDNDTLFGGAGNDRLHAGTGQDTLNGDDGDDMLFGSTGSILIGALATTSCMAAQPWMAARATTR; translated from the coding sequence ATGAACGCTCTTTTCAATGAAGACTGGTATTTGGCTCGTTACCCCGATGTGGCTCAGGCAGTAAGGGCTGGGTTAATCGATGCACGTACACATTTCGAGCTTTATGGCCAGATTGAAGGGCGCTCACCAAGCCCACTTTTTGACCCCGAGGTTTATTTGACCGAGAACCCGGATGTGGCGCAGGCGGTAGCGCAAGGTGTGTCGACCGCGTTCGAGCATTTCTCACTTTTCGGTGTAAGCGAAGGTCGCACTGCAAGCACTATCTTCAATCCAGCATTTTATTTGCAGCAGAACCCTGATGTTGCAGAGGCCGTTTCGCAAGGCACGATCTCGGCCATCGAACACTTCCTGCTGTTTGGTTCCAGGGAACCCAGAGTCGTAAGCCCGGTCATCGATCTGCAGAAGTACATGGCTGCCAACCGTGACGTAGATGAAGCCGTCAAAAATGGCCAGATTTCCGCATTTGATCACTTGTTGTCTTACGGCATATCGGAACGCCGTAGTTTGGGGAATGGAATCAGCCTACAAGACTTTGCAGAAGATTCGACTTTCACGCAGCTGCTGGCTTCTGGTCAGATCGACAAAGCGATTGCCCGAGTGGAAAGTGTAGCGCCCTTCATGCCACAGTTCGAACGGCCTGAAAACTGGGCACCGCCTGCCAATACCCCTATCCCAATTGACTTTACACCCCTTCCTGGACAGTTTCTCGTTATTCCACCCGAAGTGGTAGTTCCACCGACGCTGATTCTCCCTGATAGTGTGTTCGCATCGGCGGTAGAGGCACCGACACCTGCGCCACCAACACCGGCATCACCCGATCCGCTTCCTCCCGGTGCAGACACTAAGGAACAAGTTATTACAGGCACTGAGGGAGACGACACCCTGTTCGGCAGTTTAGGCGACGATACCGTTTACGGATTGGAGGGAAACGACAGCCTCCACGGGGCTCATGGCCACGATCTCATAGAGGGTGGCGAGGGTAACAACTCGCTCTCCGGCAACCAAGGGAACGACATCCTCCGCGGTGGCAGCAGCGTCGACTATCTGTCTGGGGATGAAGGCGACGATGAGCTTCACGGCGGGGGTGACAATGACTACCTAAACGGGGGGGGTGGCAATGACACCCTGAACGGGGGAGGCGGCAATGACTCCCTGAACGGGGGGGGTGGCGTCGACAAACTTTACGGCGGTGACGGTGATGACGAGCTGCAGGACGACTACTTTAGCTTCAATGAACTCAACGATAACGACACGCTCTTCGGTGGTGCAGGCAATGACCGCCTGCACGCCGGAACCGGACAGGACACTCTGAACGGTGACGACGGAGACGATATGCTCTTCGGAAGCACCGGAAGTATTCTGATCGGGGCGCTGGCAACGACCAGTTGTATGGCAGCGCAACCCTGGATGGCGGCACGGGCAACGACACGCTAA
- a CDS encoding type II toxin-antitoxin system RelE/ParE family toxin yields the protein MQWMVKATPDAEAELLAMPADIQARYLHIAELLEEFGPHKVGLPHVRPLEGKLWEMRMTGRDGIARALYVARTGRVLTVLHVFIKKTQKTPRKAIETAHARLRSLTDE from the coding sequence ATGCAATGGATGGTCAAAGCCACACCCGATGCCGAAGCGGAACTGCTGGCGATGCCCGCCGACATTCAGGCCCGCTATCTGCACATCGCGGAGTTGCTGGAGGAGTTCGGCCCGCACAAGGTCGGATTGCCGCATGTGCGCCCGCTGGAGGGCAAGCTGTGGGAAATGCGCATGACCGGCCGCGACGGTATCGCTCGTGCGCTGTACGTGGCTCGCACCGGCCGGGTGCTGACCGTGCTTCACGTCTTCATCAAGAAGACCCAAAAAACCCCGCGCAAGGCTATCGAAACGGCCCATGCGCGCCTGCGGAGTTTGACCGATGAGTGA
- a CDS encoding tyrosine-type recombinase/integrase translates to MPAALIPFGIEHNPVDAIPAIAVQRGDRTLSADELRAYIKALGDDLPDQALRLALLAGGQRMAQLLRAKVSDYDANPATLRLWDGKGKRQSAREHLLPLAPKAAALATRLVERVREREQKRAKAAGEEPGDVGGMWLFSTHGKVAMTFTTPGKRTAEISAAMKCEPFDLRDIRRTCETMLAGMGISRDTRAQLLSHGIGGVQAAHYDRHGYTDEKRAALVAWERKLDEIEKGEKAPGNVRPLRHAS, encoded by the coding sequence ATGCCGGCCGCGCTGATTCCGTTTGGCATCGAGCACAACCCCGTGGATGCCATCCCGGCAATTGCCGTGCAGCGTGGCGACCGCACCCTATCCGCCGACGAGCTGCGCGCCTACATCAAAGCCCTTGGCGATGACCTGCCGGACCAAGCCCTACGGCTGGCGCTTCTGGCCGGGGGGCAACGCATGGCGCAACTGCTGCGCGCCAAGGTGAGCGACTACGACGCCAACCCGGCAACGCTTCGCCTGTGGGACGGCAAAGGCAAGCGACAGAGCGCCCGCGAACATCTGCTGCCGCTGGCACCGAAAGCCGCCGCCCTGGCGACCCGACTTGTCGAGCGCGTCCGCGAGCGCGAACAGAAGCGCGCCAAAGCTGCCGGCGAGGAACCCGGCGACGTGGGCGGTATGTGGCTGTTCTCGACGCACGGCAAGGTGGCGATGACCTTCACGACGCCCGGCAAGCGCACGGCCGAAATCAGCGCCGCCATGAAGTGCGAGCCGTTCGACCTGCGCGACATCCGCCGCACCTGCGAAACGATGCTGGCCGGCATGGGCATATCACGCGACACCCGCGCGCAACTGCTTTCGCATGGCATCGGCGGCGTGCAAGCCGCGCACTACGACCGACACGGCTACACCGACGAGAAGCGCGCCGCATTGGTGGCATGGGAACGGAAGTTGGACGAAATCGAGAAAGGCGAGAAAGCGCCCGGCAATGTGCGCCCGTTGCGCCACGCATCGTGA
- a CDS encoding VOC family protein — protein sequence MHKSRLGNIVIDCDTDDLLREAKFWSAALGCPVPRDAQARDKFIQLVTPPGEVQVIIQRVDHDPRAHLDIETDSIEDEVSRLEKLGAIQVSRHDGWTVMQAPSGHRFCVGKPYRGRFEQEANEWN from the coding sequence ATGCACAAGAGTCGTCTTGGCAACATCGTCATCGATTGCGATACCGACGATTTGCTGCGAGAGGCGAAGTTCTGGAGTGCCGCGCTCGGTTGCCCAGTACCGCGGGACGCGCAGGCTCGCGACAAATTCATTCAACTCGTGACGCCGCCAGGTGAAGTCCAGGTCATCATTCAGCGCGTCGATCATGATCCGCGAGCCCATCTCGATATCGAGACGGATTCGATCGAAGACGAAGTAAGTCGCCTCGAGAAGTTGGGAGCGATCCAGGTATCTCGTCATGACGGCTGGACGGTCATGCAAGCTCCGAGTGGGCACAGGTTCTGCGTCGGGAAGCCGTACCGGGGCAGGTTCGAGCAAGAGGCGAACGAGTGGAACTGA